The region GGCAAGCCACAAACCGATGAACAGGATCGGAAGTGCCAATACCGCGGTCAACAACCCCGTCTGCCCATAGGAAATCCCGCCGAAGCCGAATACGAAACCTACGGGGAAGAGAATCCCGATCAGCGACAGCAGATTGAAAATCCATCCGCCGGCGGCGGCCGGCCCTTTCGCGGGAACCGCCGGTTTGCGGAACCTTTGGACAATTCCGCGAACGAGCGCGGCGGCCAGCGCGCACAGGAACAGCAACAATCCAAGAATGAGGATCATGTAATGCAGCGTGTAATCCGCGTACCAGGGCAATTTCTCCCACGCCGTCAGGGGATCCTCCCCGACAAACGCCTGGGTGACGTTCCCGTCGGCGTCGGTGCGGAATAACAACAGGCTATGCGGATCATCCTCTTGGATGAAAACCAGGGGCTCCACCGCCACAAACCGGTACACGCCGTACCACGCCGACGATATCCGCAATGCTCCGTCATCCGTCGCCTGAACGATGATGGGTTCCAGGAGCGTCCCCGCCTTTTCGACCGTGGTTTCCGCGAACCGCCGGGTTTGCCGGTAACTGCCAGCGAACTTCGCCAATTCCCCCGATGAGAGCGTCAGCCGTTCCGGCGCGGATTCGGCGGAGGGAAAAAACATATCCAGAAATTCCTTCCGCAGCAGGTATTGCACGTTGAACGCGTTTTCGCCGTTGAAGGCGACGAAAACGCCGAGGTTCTTTTCCGGGATGATCGCCAGCAAGCTGTGGAAGAGCCGCGTATCGCCTTCATGGCCGATCACCCGCAGCCCGTTGCGGCTCATCTCATAAAAACCGTAGGCCAATCCGTTCAGGCGCGGATCGACGCCGAACAGCCGGCGGTGCATGAGTTCCGCCGTGGTATCGCGCAGGATCCGCGCGCCCCGGAATTCCCCGCCTTGCAGATGGGCGGACATGAACCGCGCTATATCCGTTGCGGTGGAGGAAATCGATCCGGTGGGAGACGGCATCATGTATTCAAAATCCAGCGCCGCAAACCGTCCTCCGGACCAGACATATCCCTTCGATAAATCCGCCGACCATGATTGCGGCGGGGGCTGGCGGCTGGTCGTGTGGTCCATCCCGAGCGGCGCGAAGATGTTTTCTTCCAGGTAGTCATCGAAGGGCGTCCCGGAAACGCGCTCCACGATGTATCCCGCGAGTGCCGCGCCGTAGTTGGAATACGAGGAGATTTCGCCGGGGGCGCGCACGCGCGCCGGAACGTTCGCCGCCAGCCACTCGCCCAGCGGAACCAGGTCCTGCGGCGACGCCGCCATATAGGCGGCCACCCGGTCTTCAAATCCGGCGGTATGCGCCATGAGGTGGCGCAGCGTGACCGGCTGCGGGTAGGTGTCCGGGATCCGGAAATCGAGATAGTCGTTGACATCCGCATCCAGGTCGAGCTTCCCCTGTTCGGCGAGTTGCATCACCGCCGTCCAAGTGAACAACTTGGTGATCGAGCCGATGCGGAACAGCGTCTTCTCTGGATCGGGTTCGATCCGGTTCTCCGCATCGGCGAAACCGTACCCGCGGGCGAATGCCAACTCCTCCCCTTCCACCACGGCGACGACCGCCCCGGGGATGTGCAGGGATTCGAGCTGTTTGGGGAGGACCCGGTCGAAAAACTCCTGCCAGCCGCCGGGGGGCTGCGGCGCCGGCGCGCGGACGGCACGCGCCGTCTCGGCCGCCGCGGCGGCCAGCAGCAGGCAGGCCGCGGCCATCATGCTCCGAAAGCATTTTGCGCTCATTGTTGGCTTACTCCATAAAATGAGATTGGGTTGGGGGAGGAATGGGATGCAACTACCTTCCCATCCCCCCAACGGGATGCGGACCGCGGCCCTTCGCCGCGCGCTCGGTTTACCGGATGACCACCTCCCCGCCGGCGTCCTCCGCCGGCTCGCCCGGGTAGAAGCTGAAATTCACGGTATATGCTTCGCCGTCGGGCGGGCGTTTTTTCTCGTACTCCTCGAGCAGCCTGATTATTTTTCGCTGGAATCCGGGGATGTCCTCCGGACGCAGGCGGAAATTCTTGAGCAGTGCGAATACGGCCTTGCCTTCATCCTGACCCTTCAGGGATTGGATCGCCGCCGTCAAGTTGTCGTGGACCAGGGACAGCGCCAGCAGCTTCTTCTCGTCAAGCGATTCGCCCGCCAAGTTCACGGTGAAGTGGCGCGCGGCGGCGCGGTACATTTTCTCCACATTCTTCCCCGTGTCCCTCCTCTCCACCAAGCGGATCAGCCCGGCCTTCTCCAGGAGTTTGAAGTGGTGGGTGAGGTTGGCCGGGTGCACGCCGAGCACGCGCGCAATCCCCGAAACGCTTTGCTTCTCCCGCCCAAGCCTTTCCAGGATGGTCA is a window of Anaerolineales bacterium DNA encoding:
- a CDS encoding beta-lactamase family protein yields the protein MSAKCFRSMMAAACLLLAAAAAETARAVRAPAPQPPGGWQEFFDRVLPKQLESLHIPGAVVAVVEGEELAFARGYGFADAENRIEPDPEKTLFRIGSITKLFTWTAVMQLAEQGKLDLDADVNDYLDFRIPDTYPQPVTLRHLMAHTAGFEDRVAAYMAASPQDLVPLGEWLAANVPARVRAPGEISSYSNYGAALAGYIVERVSGTPFDDYLEENIFAPLGMDHTTSRQPPPQSWSADLSKGYVWSGGRFAALDFEYMMPSPTGSISSTATDIARFMSAHLQGGEFRGARILRDTTAELMHRRLFGVDPRLNGLAYGFYEMSRNGLRVIGHEGDTRLFHSLLAIIPEKNLGVFVAFNGENAFNVQYLLRKEFLDMFFPSAESAPERLTLSSGELAKFAGSYRQTRRFAETTVEKAGTLLEPIIVQATDDGALRISSAWYGVYRFVAVEPLVFIQEDDPHSLLLFRTDADGNVTQAFVGEDPLTAWEKLPWYADYTLHYMILILGLLLFLCALAAALVRGIVQRFRKPAVPAKGPAAAGGWIFNLLSLIGILFPVGFVFGFGGISYGQTGLLTAVLALPILFIGLWLAAGFFLFRAWREKFWPAAGRIFYSLLFFVSAAYLWSLSCWNLIGWRY
- a CDS encoding helix-turn-helix transcriptional regulator, translating into MSNNDFSPLPTMALSDDKRIRAYAHPTRMTILERLGREKQSVSGIARVLGVHPANLTHHFKLLEKAGLIRLVERRDTGKNVEKMYRAAARHFTVNLAGESLDEKKLLALSLVHDNLTAAIQSLKGQDEGKAVFALLKNFRLRPEDIPGFQRKIIRLLEEYEKKRPPDGEAYTVNFSFYPGEPAEDAGGEVVIR